The following proteins come from a genomic window of Polaribacter dokdonensis:
- a CDS encoding GatB/YqeY domain-containing protein, which translates to MSLQKQVMTKMKEAMKAKDAVALQALRAVKSAFLLAKTESGAQEEISEEQELKIIQKQVKQRKDSAAIFLKQGREDLAAPELAEIAVLEQFLPEALSEEEIEKVVLATIADLKAESMKDMGKVMGVVSKKLSGQADGKTISMLVKKNLA; encoded by the coding sequence ATGAGTTTACAAAAACAGGTAATGACCAAAATGAAAGAGGCAATGAAAGCAAAAGATGCTGTTGCTTTACAAGCTCTAAGAGCTGTGAAATCTGCTTTTTTATTAGCCAAAACTGAGTCTGGAGCTCAAGAAGAAATTTCTGAAGAACAAGAACTGAAAATTATTCAGAAGCAAGTAAAGCAAAGAAAAGATAGTGCTGCTATTTTTTTAAAGCAAGGAAGAGAAGATTTAGCAGCACCTGAATTAGCAGAGATTGCAGTTTTAGAACAGTTTTTACCAGAAGCTTTATCTGAAGAGGAAATTGAAAAAGTTGTACTTGCAACAATAGCAGATTTAAAAGCAGAAAGTATGAAAGATATGGGTAAAGTTATGGGGGTGGTTTCTAAAAAACTTTCTGGACAAGCAGATGGTAAAACTATTTCTATGTTGGTTAAAAAGAACTTAGCTTAG
- a CDS encoding FAD-dependent oxidoreductase translates to MEKSAYKINIIGAGVSGLIAAQILENYGYHPTIIEATDKVGGRVKSDSYKGYTLDHGFQVLLTSYPAAKKYLDYKALELQEFLPGATIFKNGKQQTIGDPLRKLTLLFPTLFSSIGNFSDKLKVLKLNTILKKKEVSAIFKENEKTTLQYLQDFGFSKEIISDFFKPFFSGIFLEPNLDTSSRMFEFVYKMFGDGLAVLPKKGIQAISDQLKGKLNNTTFLFNTAVKEVKNSSIILQDNSAIKSHITIIATEASSLISNLKNQETEWKSCETLYFESEKRTIQKPIIGLIANENSLVNNIFYHTSVDIANKSDKELLSVTIVNNHQLNENQLIDKVKQELKEYCKIEDLHFLKRYQIKKALPKLTNLQYEISSTETKLKSTIFLAGDQLLNGSLNAAMIAGERAALGVIQTLEDGLIVDELTSEYS, encoded by the coding sequence ATGGAGAAATCAGCATATAAAATAAATATAATTGGTGCAGGTGTTAGTGGTTTAATTGCTGCTCAAATTTTAGAAAATTACGGCTATCATCCAACAATTATAGAGGCTACAGATAAAGTTGGTGGTAGAGTAAAATCTGATAGTTATAAAGGATACACGCTAGATCATGGTTTTCAAGTTTTGCTTACTTCTTATCCAGCAGCAAAAAAATATTTAGATTATAAAGCATTAGAATTACAAGAATTTTTACCTGGGGCCACTATATTTAAAAATGGAAAACAGCAAACCATTGGAGATCCTTTAAGAAAATTAACATTGCTATTTCCAACCTTATTCTCTTCAATAGGTAATTTTTCTGATAAGCTGAAAGTATTAAAATTAAATACAATTTTAAAGAAAAAAGAAGTTTCAGCGATATTTAAAGAAAACGAAAAAACAACATTACAATATTTACAAGATTTTGGTTTTTCTAAAGAGATTATTTCAGACTTTTTTAAACCCTTTTTCTCTGGAATATTCTTGGAACCGAATTTAGACACCTCTAGCAGAATGTTTGAGTTTGTATACAAGATGTTTGGTGATGGCTTAGCAGTTTTACCTAAGAAAGGAATTCAGGCCATATCAGATCAGCTTAAAGGCAAGTTAAACAACACTACTTTTCTATTTAATACAGCTGTTAAGGAGGTAAAGAATAGTAGTATTATACTGCAAGATAACTCAGCAATAAAAAGTCATATCACTATAATTGCAACAGAAGCCAGTTCACTAATTTCTAATCTTAAAAATCAAGAAACAGAGTGGAAAAGTTGTGAAACTTTATATTTTGAGTCTGAAAAAAGAACAATACAAAAACCAATTATTGGTTTAATTGCTAATGAAAATTCTTTAGTAAATAATATATTTTATCATACAAGTGTAGATATAGCTAATAAAAGTGATAAAGAATTATTGTCTGTCACTATCGTAAATAATCATCAATTAAATGAAAACCAACTAATTGATAAAGTAAAGCAAGAATTAAAAGAGTATTGTAAAATAGAAGATCTTCATTTCTTAAAGAGATATCAAATAAAGAAAGCTTTACCTAAACTTACAAATTTACAGTATGAAATTTCTAGTACAGAAACCAAGCTAAAATCTACTATATTTTTAGCTGGAGATCAATTATTAAACGGTTCTTTGAATGCAGCAATGATTGCTGGAGAAAGAGCAGCTTTAGGCGTTATTCAAACTTTAGAAGATGGTTTAATTGTAGATGAGCTAACTTCTGAATATTCATAA
- a CDS encoding exonuclease domain-containing protein, which translates to MYTVIDIETTGNGYKGQKITEISIFVFDGKKIIDEFTSLVNPEQNIPPFITNLTGITNAMVRYAPKFHEIAKKVEELTRDTIFVAHNVNFDYNIIRDEFKSLGFDFKRKKLCTVRLSRKIIPGLRSYSLGNICIDENIPINGRHRAKGDAEATTELFRRLIERDDNFIINSFLNPRSRQATLPPLLDKKVVDNLPETFGVYYFQNSAKEIIYVGKANNIKQRVISHFYDKKKKEREMCLETAHLSYTETGSELLALLLESSEIKTKFPKFNRSQKNSNAAIGLFSYEDQKGILHLAFNKLKLTPNPIMTFYSISECRAFLESLCSEFELCPKYCHLQTNVKSCFSYHLQNCKGVCNDKEKVIHYNNRVREAIASIGFEAKNMVIKESGRNENEIGFTLILDGTYRGYGYIDKAQAEQLQQPEDYQFFLQPKRDNRDVQRILTAYLKKNSKEKQEENGEISI; encoded by the coding sequence TTGTATACAGTAATAGACATAGAAACCACAGGTAATGGCTATAAAGGTCAAAAAATTACTGAGATTTCTATATTTGTTTTTGATGGTAAAAAAATCATTGATGAATTTACATCACTTGTAAATCCTGAGCAAAATATACCACCATTTATAACCAACTTAACTGGCATTACAAATGCAATGGTTAGGTATGCTCCAAAATTTCATGAAATTGCAAAAAAAGTAGAAGAACTAACAAGAGACACTATTTTCGTAGCACATAATGTAAATTTCGATTACAATATTATTAGAGATGAATTCAAAAGTTTAGGCTTTGACTTTAAGCGCAAAAAACTTTGTACAGTTCGTTTATCAAGAAAAATAATACCTGGTTTGCGTTCTTATAGTTTAGGTAATATTTGTATTGATGAAAATATACCTATTAATGGTAGACACAGAGCAAAAGGCGATGCTGAAGCAACTACAGAATTATTTAGAAGATTAATTGAAAGAGATGATAATTTTATCATTAATTCATTTTTAAATCCACGTTCACGTCAAGCAACATTACCACCATTATTGGATAAAAAGGTAGTAGATAATTTACCTGAAACCTTTGGGGTTTATTATTTTCAAAATAGCGCTAAAGAAATTATTTATGTAGGTAAAGCCAATAATATTAAGCAAAGAGTAATTAGCCATTTTTACGATAAGAAAAAGAAAGAAAGAGAAATGTGTTTAGAAACTGCACATCTTTCTTACACAGAAACTGGTAGTGAACTCTTAGCGCTTTTATTGGAATCATCAGAAATTAAAACAAAATTTCCGAAATTTAATAGATCTCAAAAAAATAGCAATGCTGCTATTGGATTATTTTCTTACGAAGATCAAAAAGGAATTTTGCATTTAGCTTTTAATAAGTTGAAACTTACACCAAACCCAATAATGACTTTCTATTCAATATCTGAATGCAGAGCATTTTTAGAGAGTTTGTGTAGTGAGTTTGAGCTGTGTCCTAAATATTGTCATTTACAAACCAATGTGAAAAGCTGTTTTAGTTATCATTTACAAAACTGCAAAGGAGTTTGTAATGATAAAGAAAAAGTAATTCATTATAACAATCGTGTTCGAGAAGCAATTGCTTCAATTGGTTTTGAAGCTAAAAATATGGTAATAAAAGAATCTGGAAGAAATGAAAATGAAATAGGTTTCACCTTAATTTTAGATGGTACTTACAGGGGTTATGGTTATATAGATAAAGCTCAAGCAGAACAGTTACAGCAACCAGAAGATTATCAATTCTTTTTACAACCAAAAAGAGACAATAGAGATGTGCAACGAATTTTAACTGCCTATCTTAAAAAGAATTCGAAAGAAAAACAGGAAGAAAATGGAGAAATCAGCATATAA
- the rpe gene encoding ribulose-phosphate 3-epimerase has protein sequence MSNLIAPSILAADFANLQRDIEMVNNSEADWFHIDIMDGVFVPNISFGMPVLKAIKQHATKTIDVHLMIVNPDQYIQTFADLGADILTVHYEACTHLHRTIQAIKATGMKAGVALNPHTPIAVLEDIIEDLDMVCLMSVNPGFGGQSFIENTYKKVSQLKHLIEFTESNCQIEIDGGVTNKNANALIEAGANVLVAGSYVFKSDNPTETIADLKNIIA, from the coding sequence ATGAGTAATTTAATAGCACCCTCAATACTAGCAGCAGATTTTGCTAACTTACAAAGAGATATAGAAATGGTAAATAATAGTGAAGCAGATTGGTTTCACATAGATATTATGGATGGCGTTTTTGTACCAAACATCTCTTTTGGAATGCCAGTATTAAAAGCAATTAAACAACATGCAACCAAAACTATTGATGTGCATTTAATGATTGTAAATCCAGATCAATACATACAAACATTTGCAGATTTGGGTGCAGATATTTTAACTGTACATTATGAAGCTTGTACACACTTGCACAGAACAATACAAGCTATAAAAGCTACAGGTATGAAAGCAGGTGTTGCCTTAAACCCTCATACACCAATTGCAGTTTTAGAAGATATTATAGAAGATTTAGATATGGTTTGTTTAATGAGCGTTAATCCTGGTTTTGGAGGGCAATCATTTATAGAAAATACCTACAAAAAAGTAAGTCAATTAAAACACTTAATTGAGTTTACAGAATCTAATTGTCAAATAGAAATTGATGGTGGAGTTACCAATAAAAATGCAAACGCTTTAATTGAAGCAGGAGCAAATGTGTTAGTTGCAGGTAGCTATGTTTTTAAGAGTGATAATCCTACAGAAACCATTGCAGATTTAAAAAATATAATTGCCTAA
- a CDS encoding sigma-70 family RNA polymerase sigma factor produces the protein MRQLKITKQVTNRETASLDKYLQEIGKVDLITADEEVELAQLIKAGDQRALEKLTKANLRFVVSVAKQYQNQGLTLPDLINEGNLGLIKAAKRFDETRGFKFISYAVWWIRQSILQALAEQSRIVRLPLNKIGSINKINKMYAFLEQENERPPSPEEIAKKLDMTVNDVKESMKNSGRHVSMDAPLIEGEDSNLYDVLNSGESPNPDRVLLHESLRIEINRALETLTPREADVVKLYFGLGEHQPMTLEEIGETFDLTRERVRQIKEKAIRRLKHTSRSKILMTYLG, from the coding sequence ATGAGACAACTTAAGATTACAAAGCAGGTTACGAATAGAGAAACTGCTTCCCTAGACAAATACTTACAAGAAATTGGTAAAGTAGATTTAATTACTGCAGATGAAGAAGTAGAATTGGCTCAGCTTATTAAAGCAGGAGATCAAAGAGCATTAGAGAAATTAACAAAAGCAAATTTACGTTTTGTGGTTTCTGTAGCAAAGCAATATCAAAATCAAGGTTTAACATTACCAGATTTAATTAATGAAGGTAACTTAGGTTTAATTAAAGCAGCAAAACGTTTTGATGAAACTCGTGGTTTTAAATTTATCTCTTATGCAGTTTGGTGGATTCGTCAATCTATCTTACAAGCATTAGCAGAACAATCTAGAATTGTACGTTTACCTTTAAATAAAATTGGTTCTATTAATAAAATCAATAAAATGTATGCGTTTTTAGAGCAAGAAAATGAAAGACCTCCAAGTCCTGAAGAGATTGCCAAAAAACTAGACATGACTGTTAATGACGTAAAAGAATCTATGAAAAATTCAGGACGTCACGTTTCTATGGATGCACCTTTAATTGAAGGTGAAGATTCAAATTTATACGACGTTTTAAACTCTGGTGAGTCTCCAAACCCAGATAGAGTTTTATTACACGAATCTTTGCGTATAGAAATTAACAGAGCATTAGAAACGCTTACTCCAAGAGAAGCAGATGTTGTAAAATTATACTTTGGTTTAGGTGAACACCAACCAATGACTTTAGAAGAAATTGGTGAAACTTTCGATTTAACAAGAGAACGTGTTCGTCAAATTAAAGAAAAAGCAATTCGTAGATTAAAACATACGTCTAGATCTAAAATTTTAATGACCTATTTAGGATAA